One part of the Raphanus sativus cultivar WK10039 chromosome 7, ASM80110v3, whole genome shotgun sequence genome encodes these proteins:
- the LOC130498088 gene encoding uncharacterized protein LOC130498088, producing MTDYYNKLSQISEASYNPDVKAWRFRVKVHRVYPLYSSVTNRVMPFYSYVLADEDGCKMEMTVYGDYESFRGLENKEGEWVEIFRVGVERSCVGFNATNSRFRLTASRLTQVRMIDPLNNRLFMDFKNIHAIPHMSHRERNYPIDTIGVVFNTEARFDDPARPTMIFYIRDNIDSQIKCVATGKQAYAFRDGLENVEGGQVIVALKMWKWTKTFTKIIYINTYLFDPPDLWLETEGGLSDFRFNPRLTEVEDFRQSLLNSDPYVQKYGIEGLV from the exons ATGACAGACTACTACAATAAGCTTTCCCAGATTTCCGAGGCTTCTTATAACCCCGACGTCAAGGCTTGGCGTTTCAGAGTCAAAGTACACAGGGTCTACCCTCTCTATTCCTCGGTTACCAACAGGGTTATGCCTTTCTATTCCTATGTCCTAGCAGATGAAGAT GGGTGCAAGATGGAGATGACCGTTTATGGGGATTATGAAAGTTTTAGAGGCCTCGAAAACAAGGAGGGAGAATGGGTGGAAATCTTTCGGGTAGGAGTTGAACGTTCCTGTGTAGGTTTCAATGCAACTAACTCTCGGTTCAGACTAACTGCTTCGCGACTCACACAAGTCCGCATGATCGATCCTCTGAACAATCGGCTTTTCATGGACTTCAAGAACATCCATGCAATCCCTCACATGTCCCACAGGGAACGAAACTACCCCATAG ATACAATTGGAGTGGTCTTCAATACCGAAGCCCGTTTCGATGACCCTGCAAGACCAACGATGATTTTTTACATAAGGGACAACAT TGACAGCCAGATTAAATGTGTGGCAACTGGCAAGCAGGCATATGCCTTCCGGGATGGTCTTGAAAATGTGGAAGGTGGACAGGTGATTGTGGCCCTTAAGATGTGGAAG TGGACTAAAACGTTTACTAAAATCATTTACattaatacatatttatttgatCCTCCTGATCTATGGCTTGAGACCGAAGGTGGACTTTCAGACTTCAGGTTCAATCCGCGTTTGACCGAGGTTGAGGACTTCAGGCAGTCTCTACTAAACAGCGACCCTTATGTTCAAAAATATGGGATTGAAGGTCTTGTGTAA
- the LOC108833774 gene encoding uncharacterized protein LOC108833774 translates to MGDHLVLVVDRLSSKSGLVALKVDAVKEDGASEGTDDICKTEFVQCRICHDEDEDSNMDTPCSCSGTLKYAHHQCIQRWCNEKGDTLCEICRQQYKSGYTAPRQLFHYTGISMNFRSDWGIEALDLRNPYFLSDDHELYSFHSPTSLICCRVIALLFIFLLFLRHSLPVFLGGIDDFSLTLLLLPLLKTFGILLVAYFFAKSFTAIQRCRQKWDTRFSSFSSDEETAPPRILAERPQLHAPVN, encoded by the exons ATGGGAGATCATTTAGTGTTGGTGGTTGATAGGTTATCGAGTAAGTCTGGTCTCGTAGCGTTAAAGGTAGACGCGGTTAAGGAAGATGGTGCATCTGAAGGAACTGATGATATCTGTAAGACAGAATTTGTACAATGTAGGATTtgtcatgatgaagatgaagattccAACATGGATACTCCCTGTTCTTGTTCAGGAACATTAAAG TATGCACATCATCAATGCATCCAGAGATGGTGCAACGAGAAAGGTGACACCTTATGCGAAATTTGCCGTCAG CAATATAAATCTGGTTACACAGCTCCCCGCCAATTGTTTCACTACACAGGCATCTCTATGAACTTCAG GAGTGATTGGGGAATAGAGGCACTAGATCTTCGTAACCCTTATTTCCTATCCGATGATCACGAGCTTTATTCGTTCCATAGCCCCACAAGCTTGATTTGTTGTCGCGTAATTGCCTTGCTG TTCATCTTTCTGCTGTTCTTGCGCCATTCTCTTCCAGTCTTCCTAGGTGGTATCGATGATTTCTCTCTAACTTTGCTTCTG ttacCATTACTGAAAACATTTGGAATCTTGCTGGTTGCATATTTCTTTGCCAAGTCATTCACAGCTATACAACGTTGCAGGCAAAAATGG GATACGAGATTCTCTAGTTTCTCTTCTGACGAAGAAACTGCGCCGCCTCGGATATTGGCAGAACGTCCTCAACTTCATGCTCCCGTAAACTAA
- the LOC130498089 gene encoding putative F-box protein At1g67623, translating to MSNFNLESVPPSILHKILSKVATNHIRDFGSARIAFSGFNQIGRDDYFYQSANLIGFNDWIDEVNAVRTFRLRCYQAGNPEAIYLRGMHEFFQLHLLDEGREKIHLAAERGLELAKFVDGMLNLAFSVDDGGLFHKYPNFSREFVHRMNCMIQTELPSGHWGYDKPQEFMSLLERIKNPIFSNDCWCSAIEEPVFVVSYNGSRTQWKCDRCFWQCEVWDFCNEIHLTTANWPIED from the coding sequence ATGTCGAACTTCAACTTGGAATCTGTCCCTCCTTCCATCCTCCATAAGATTCTCTCAAAGGTAGCAACAAACCACATCCGAGACTTCGGTAGTGCTAGAATTGCTTTCTCCGGGTTCAATCAAATAGGCAGAGACGACTACTTCTACCAATCTGCTAATCTCATTGGCTTTAATGATTGGATTGATGAGGTTAATGCTGTAAGAACATTCCGACTTAGGTGCTACCAAGCCGGTAATCCAGAGGCCATCTACCTACGAGGTATGCATGAGTTCTTTCAACTTCATTTACTTGatgaaggaagagagaaaaTCCATCTTGCTGCTGAGAGAGGATTGGAGTTGGCCAAGTTTGTAGATGGAATGCTGAACTTAGCGTTTAGTGTAGATGATGGAGGGTTGTTTCACAAATATCCTAACTTTAGTCGTGAGTTTGTTCATCGGATGAATTGCATGATCCAGACTGAGCTACCCTCAGGCCATTGGGGTTACGACAAACCTCAAGAGTTTATGTCACTACTTGAAAGAATAAAGAATCCCATCTTCTCAAATGATTGCTGGTGCTCCGCAATAGAAGAACCGGTGTTTGTAGTCTCCTATAATGGATCAAGAACACAGTGGAAGTGCGATCGTTGTTTCTGGCAATGTGAAGTTTGGGACTTCTGCAATGAAATTCACTTGACAACTGCCAACTGGCCAATTGAAGATTAG
- the LOC130498087 gene encoding uncharacterized protein At4g04775-like yields MSATSSSTTGGRRRVRTPGIPSRCWCRVGVTEFISRSSANPYRRYYRCLSAASQRLENDNHVFKWVDVAFTDEIQQLDYQVRILEEEVQSLKATIRNEGDIREGPKKMPMIKISGGCVLLTIILVLGIMMYKK; encoded by the exons ATGTCTGCCACTTCATCATCCACGACCGGTGGTCGGAGACGGGTACGAACTCCGGGGATACCTAGTAGGTGTTGGTGCAGGGTTGGCGTCACCGAGTTCATCTCCAGAAGCTCGGCAAACCCATATCGCCGGTATTATCGGTGTCTCTCTGCGGCTTCACAGAGG cTCGAGAACGACAATCATGTCTTCAAATGGGTTGACGTAGCCTTCACCGATGAGATACAGCAGCTGGACTACCAAGTTCGAATACTCGAAGAAGAAGTTCAGAGTCTCAAAGCAACAATAAGGAACGAAGGAGATATCCGCGAAGGTCCCAAAAAGATGCCCATGATAAAGATATCAGGAGGTTGTGTTCTTCTTACCATCATTTTAGTTCTAGGAATTATGATGTACAAAAAGTAA
- the LOC108832504 gene encoding E3 ubiquitin-protein ligase SINA-like 10 produces MFMIIFLLFSASFLFTIHLLGFEENKLVDWVRNWRLVTQEPEEASFEETFETFTREDDSTRDSQFSVTLLDPDVLDCPVCCEPLKIPIFQCNNGHLACSLCCGKLNNICPSCKIPIGYSRCRAMEKVVEASRISCPNAKYGCKESTSYGNRSSHEKQCVFHPCPCPMRGCNYFGSYKHLYNHVRAKHIEERIQFIWDISLTLEWDLNKTIDVLQEEEDGELIVVQVYRKSHGLIVRVSCIAPLEQGEFSCTLKFAVLGIELKQALVLRKIRKVRDKQPIYGFMLIPSYMLPSDGNLKMEICISRGQVHLDHA; encoded by the exons ATGTTCATGATCATTTTCTTGTTATTCTCTGCTTCTTTTTTGTTCACCATCCATCTATTGggttttgaagaaaataaacttGTAGATTGGGTGAGGAACTGGAGGCTTGTAACGCAAGAACCAGAAGAGGCAAGCTTTGAGGAAACGTTTGAAACATTTACCAGAGAAGATGACTCAACCAGAGATAGCCAATTTTCTGTGACGCTGCTGGATCCAGATGTTCTTGACTGCCCGGTTTGCTGCGAGCCCCTAAAGATTCCTATATTTCAG TGTAATAATGGTCATCTAGCTTGTTCACTCTGCTGTGGAAAACTTAACAATATATGTCCATCCTGTAAGATACCGATTGGGTACAGTCGATGCAGAGCGATGGAGAAGGTTGTTGAAGCATCTAGAATATCATGTCCAAATGCGAAATATGGGTGTAAAGAGAGTACATCGTATGGAAATCGATCTAGCCATGAGAAGCAATGTGTTTTTCACCCATGTCCGTGCCCTATGCGTGGCTGCAACTATTTCGGATCATACAAGCATCTCTACAACCACGTCCGTGCTAAACACATAGAGGAACGAATTCAGTTTATTTGGGACATTAGCCTTACGCTAGAGTGGGACCTCAATAAGACGATTGATGTTCTTCAGGAGGAAGAAGACGGGGAACTGATTGTAGTTCAAGTTTATAGAAAATCACACGGGTTGATTGTCCGTGTGAGCTGCATTGCACCTTTAGAACAAGGTGAATTTTCCTGCACTCTGAAATTTGCAGTCTTGGGTATTGAGCTGAAGCAGGCATTGGTGCTGAGGAAAATTCGGAAAGTGAGGGATAAACAGCCTATATATGGTTTCATGTTGATTCCTTCGTATATGTTGCCTAGTGATGGCAACTTGAAAATGGAGATTTGTATTAGCCGCGGTCAGGTCCATCTTGATCATGCGTGA
- the LOC108816730 gene encoding uncharacterized protein LOC108816730 produces the protein MAQTFFNFQVSSPSFPISKPIINHSHSLKNLKNPSLNSRRRLLTNRIRCSASSDGVSNTLRTCKNCKTQFDPILNHPRACTFHTAHFGGETKRKFESVYTGGTMDTPNSGKVLQYWHCCGSEDPFDPGCTASPHSTYDD, from the exons ATGGCTCAAACTTTTTTCAACTTTCAGGTTTCTTCGCCGTCTTTCCCAATCTCTAAACCCATAATTAATCACTCTCATTCCCTCAAGAACTTGAAGAATCCGAGCTTAAACTCGCGAAGGCGCCTCCTGACTAATCGAATCCGATGCTCAGCTTCATCCGACGGTGTAAGCAACACCTTAAGAACTTGCAAGAATTGCAAAACCCAATTCGATCCCATACTCAACCATCCACGAGCTTGTACATTTCACACTGCTCATTTCGGAG gagAGACGAAAAGGAAGTTCGAGAGTGTATACACTGGCGGGACGATGGACACACCAAACTCTGGGAAAGTTTTACAGTATTGGCATTGTTGTGGTTCTGAAGATCCCTTTGATCCTGGTTGTACTGCTTCCCCTCACTCTACATATGACGATTGA